From Chryseobacterium gallinarum, one genomic window encodes:
- the yajC gene encoding preprotein translocase subunit YajC — MLTLFLQAQPQGSSSMMLIMMGVMFVGFYFLMIRPQMKKQKQEKNFQENLKVGTRVVLTSGLHGRIAQIQDDGFVIETLSGKLKFEKAAVSREMTESRFGDKAKNVEKPTDKKETETEEKK, encoded by the coding sequence ATGTTGACATTATTTTTACAGGCACAGCCACAAGGTTCTTCATCAATGATGCTGATCATGATGGGTGTGATGTTTGTAGGGTTTTATTTCCTTATGATAAGACCCCAGATGAAAAAGCAGAAGCAGGAGAAAAATTTTCAGGAAAACCTGAAAGTAGGAACAAGAGTTGTGCTTACATCCGGACTTCACGGGAGAATTGCCCAGATACAGGATGATGGTTTTGTGATTGAAACGTTATCCGGAAAATTGAAATTCGAAAAAGCAGCTGTTTCCAGGGAAATGACAGAAAGCCGTTTCGGAGATAAAGCAAAAAATGTTGAAAAGCCAACTGATAAAAAAGA